GCATCGGTTTTACCAAAATGGGAGCCGAGGTTATTCTTGCCGGACCTCAAACCATGATTCCCAAAGGTATTGAGACCCTTGGAGTCTCTTTTACCCCTAATATTAAAGATGCCATCAACGATTCAGATGTAATTATGATGCTCAGGATACAAAAAGAGAGACAAAAGAGCTTCTTATTTCCTTCAGAACGTGAGTATGCAAGGGTATACGGGTTAACCAGGAAAAGACTGGAAAATGCAAAAGATGACATTTTGATTATGCATCCCGGTCCCATCAATCGAGGCGTTGAAATAGCACCGGATGTGGCTGACGGCTCATATTCCATTATTCTGGATCAGGTGACCAACGGTGTTGCGGTTCGCATGGCCCTTTTATATCTGGTAGCAGGAGGTACGCGAAATGCAGATACTGATTAAAGGTGGAAGAGTGATTGATCCCGGGAACTTTAATGGTATAGCTGATGTATTGATTGAAAATGGTAAGATTGTTGAAATACAAGAAGGGACGAGCACTAAAGCAGAAGGCAGAACCATTGATGCCACCGGTAAGATCGTGACTCCGGGTCTTATCGACATGCATGTCCATCTGAGGGAACCCGGGCATGAGTATAAAGAAACCATACAAAGCGGTTGCCTGGCTGCAGCCGCAGGAGGCTTTACGGCGATTTGCTGCATGCCGAACACAAATCCGGTGAATGACAACAGCCAGGTCACCAGGTTCATTCTTCAAAGGGCGATGGTGGCCGATACGGTTCGGGTTTATCCTGTGGCTGCAATAAGTAAAGGGCTGGCAGGAACCCAATTGTGCGAATACGGAGATTTAAAAGATGCGGGCGCTGTTGCCGTTTCAGATGACGGCCGTCCGGTTACCGACAGCCAGTTGATGCGAAAGGCAATGGAATACGCAAAGGGATTCGGACTGCCTGTCATATCCCACTGTGAAGATTTGAATCTGCTGGCCGGTGGAGTGGTTAACGAAGGAGCATTCGCAACCAGGATGGGCCTGCCCGGAATACCGAACGCATGTGAAAGCGTGATGGTCATGCGGGATATCGCACTTTCCGAGTTAACCGACAGCCCTGTCCACATTGCCCATGTCAGCACATTGGAATCGGTCCGGGCCATAAGGAACGCGAAGAAACGGGGCGTGCCGGTAACGGCGGAAACCGCTCCCCATTATTTTACCCTTACGGAAGATGATGTGGGCCAGTATGACACCAATGCCAAGATGAACCCGCCGCTTCGTTCAAAAAAAGACCGGGAAGCAATTCGAGAGGGACTTGCAGACGGCACGATTGACGTGATTGCCACCGACCATGCCCCCCATTCTTCCATTGAAAAGGAAGTTGAGTTTGATCAGGCGGAAAACGGCATCATCGGACTGGAAACTTCAGTTTCCCTGAGCCTGAAACTGGTTGAAGA
Above is a window of Thermodesulfobacteriota bacterium DNA encoding:
- a CDS encoding dihydroorotase produces the protein MQILIKGGRVIDPGNFNGIADVLIENGKIVEIQEGTSTKAEGRTIDATGKIVTPGLIDMHVHLREPGHEYKETIQSGCLAAAAGGFTAICCMPNTNPVNDNSQVTRFILQRAMVADTVRVYPVAAISKGLAGTQLCEYGDLKDAGAVAVSDDGRPVTDSQLMRKAMEYAKGFGLPVISHCEDLNLLAGGVVNEGAFATRMGLPGIPNACESVMVMRDIALSELTDSPVHIAHVSTLESVRAIRNAKKRGVPVTAETAPHYFTLTEDDVGQYDTNAKMNPPLRSKKDREAIREGLADGTIDVIATDHAPHSSIEKEVEFDQAENGIIGLETSVSLSLKLVEDGVLKIEQLVEKMSTHPARIVNLENGIREGNSADITIIDPDRLYTIDAESFHSLSRNTPFSGREVKGKAVLTMVGGKVVFEEPNNMIH